The following is a genomic window from Engraulis encrasicolus isolate BLACKSEA-1 chromosome 13, IST_EnEncr_1.0, whole genome shotgun sequence.
AAAATCTACACATGTACTATTTCCTCGCACAAGCTCATAAAATGCTTGCGCATAGTGCACGTGCAAGGTAAAGTAGTGTATGTATAAATCTTAACTGATGCTGTGTGGCCTATTCCTATATTGACTAGGGGGGagtctcatacttaagtacttaTGTACTTAGGCTTTAGTAGTAGTgtggtgtgtagtagtgtgtagtgACAGTGTGTTTTTGGAGAAAAAAGCAGCCCAAGTTGATAGACAGACAGCATCAGCCaattagtcagtcagtcagtcactccagCGGTGCTGCGGAGATGCACAGGTTGTTCAAGGCACAGGCCACCTGCACAATCTTGTCGAAGGTGGTCATGCGGGAGGCTCGGTCCACCGTGGTGACAAAGGGGCTCTCCACGGGGCCCGTGAGGATGGCGTAGCGCTTCTTCACCATGGAGATGACCTTCTCCACATGCTGGTGGACGACCAGTCTGTCTGGGGTCAAGCCGTTGCTGCtatggaggtgatggtggtggtggttgttgttgctgGCAACGCCggtggctgcagcccaggggacGCGGCTGCATTCTGGGTAACCTTCGAcgtgggtgtgggtggtgtgagTCGGGGTATGGCTATAGTGACCTTGACCAGACCGTGACCCGGTGACCTTTAGCTGGGCACCGCGTGCCGCCACCGACTCGCCGATGTCCAGGTCGTGGTGTGCCAGCACCACGTCGCCGGGGAGCAGCTTGCACAGGAAGCCGCAGCCCTCCGCCAGGCACTTGTCGCTCACGCCACCCGGCGAGCCCCGCGACACGAACGTCACCACGCCCTGCGGCGCAACGCCGATCAGGTACTTCAGCTCGCTGGCGCCCCCCATGGTCGCCCTCGCAGAGTAGTGCATCTCATCCCCCGTGGCGGTGGAaacggcagcagtagcagcagtagttgtagtgtgggggtggtggtggtgttcgaGCGGCCTCTCCAGCGACACCCTAAAACAGTCGATGATGACGGCGCAGTCCGGGTGCGTGGCCCTCAGGGCGGCCGGAAGGTTCTTCCGCAGCTCGGCGCGGGACGGCCAGAAGACGGCGGTGGGCACCAGGGTGGCGGACATAATGTTGATGACGCGGTGCACTGTGCGGGTCACCGTGGCCACCTTGACCCCGAAGCGGTAGGCCAGGTCCTGGTTGCGCAGGTCCAGGCGGAGACGCATGAGCGTCAGTAGCAGCTGCTGGAACTTGGTCAGCGTGGAGGTCTTCTCACCGCCCTTCATGTGCGGCGCCAGGAGCCACATGACCGTCTCAAAGACAAAGTAGTTGGGGAGCCCCGTGTAGAAGCTGACCTTCTCGGCGTCGTTGCGCAGGGACGCCTCCGTGAGGGACATCTTCTCCATGGACTCCCTCAGCGCCCGGTTCTCCCGCCGCAGGGCCTTCAGGCTGGCCTCATAGTCCACGAGGCAGGAGGACGGAGCAGCGCTCCTGTTGGGGCAAAGGCTGTCCACTTTGGCCTTTGGACAGTCGGTCATCTGGCCCGTCTCGTCATCGCTGTCCTCTTCATCTTCGTCATCATCctcgtcatcgtcgtcgtcatcatcgctGCTCATGGAGGATGACGTGGTCTCGGCCTCCTCAGCGTCATTGCCGTCCGAGTTTCGTTCTTGGTGCTGGGCTTGCTCGCCCCCAGAGAAGCGACCCTGGCCCTGGAGGAAGAGCAGAGCGTTGGCAGCCTCCACCTGGGCCTCTTGCTTGTCGGACATCTCACACGTGCTGGCCTCCTTCATGTTGCTGTCAGACAAGGGAGTAGTGGAAGAGAAGACTGACGGAACATAATCTGGAGACCTGGGGTTCTTCACTTGTTTACCTGTAAGAGGAAGACAGAGCACTTTAGCTTCTGATGAACAAGGCATATTTGTTTATCAGTGCTGAAAGTTTGGTAGTGCAAATAAACCCACCTAGTGGAGAAAGACTGACAATGCAGTCACCATCACCAGTGAGGTGAATAAAAATCAGAgctaaaagggttttttttaaagttgtAAAAGTGGGTTGTGGTTGGTTGTTGCCTTTTGCTTCCAAACCATGCAAATATCATATAGAATGGTTGAGCTAATCAGAGTCGTGATCTTGCAGCAACTCCTTACATACCTGAGATGAAGTGGGTACTACACAGTCTACTGCCGTCGTTTGGCACCCAGCCCTCTCTATTCACAGCGGCTATCCAACGCTGTTTCCGTTCTGGGTCGCGAGGAAAGCGATAAAACGACAGAGCGGTCCCGGGGGTTCTTCTGTTCCGACAGCCAGCCACCACGCACGTGTGAACCATATTAGGGCCACAAAATGCGTGGACCCGTGGTGATTTTCACTCGCTTTCTCATACCCTGACTCCCAAAATGGCAGCGGGAGCACACTGCACAGGAAACGCCAATGGCTTTCTCGAAATGTTAATGGCTGATCGTCGTGTTGGGGATTCTTTTTCAGCCCTGTGATTGGTCAAGAATTCCCTCTCGCCTGCCTTCCTTCGACGACATTTCTGCGCGACACGACCAGCAGCAGCTCCAGTTGCTCTCTCACTTACTGCTAATCAAAATTGTTTGTTCTGATATTTGATTGAGCGTGATTAGGAATGGCTGTGGAATCCAGAGTAACGCAAGAAGAAATAAAGAAGGAACCCGAAAAGCCTGTCGACAGAGAAAAGGTAATGCAGGTTAAACATTTAGTGTGCTTGGTAGTGAAGTACTTATGAATGGTGTCTCTCACGCTTCGATGCTAACTAGCCCTGCTGTTTTGCACCGACCCGTCTGCGTGTAAACTTCAAAGCGTCTTTTGCCAATCAGTCACAACATATATTATACGGGTTCAAGTTGCACACGCATACAACGATGGTTAATGAAATGACTGGGGAAGTCACTTTTGCCCCTTTGGCCTGTAACTGAAGCATACAAGGACGACGTTAGCCTGAGGAAAGCAAGCTAATGCTATCATTCCCAACTTGTGTTCCAGCTCTGTCAAAACTCGAAATCGAGAGATTATCTGGTGACTCTTTAATATCTAACatataagtgcatcaacaccaagTTGCAACATATTTGTCCCTTTGATCATCCAGCAGTGTATTTGCGTCCCGGATTGCTGCGTTTTGGTCTACGGTGGTAGTGGGagtggattccctgattgacgctcccaacacaggacgctcccctttcatctcgctcccactagccagactatcggtaccaccgccatatgacggagctagttatgttgttgatgttagttttttgtttctaaccctaaccttaaccctaaacctaaccctaaccctaaacctaaccctaaattgcttgtatgtggcagtatatgataatacgtgaaatataatcgggtgggactacacgtccgggagtgatagaaacacctgggaccgcacgtccgggagcgatctcagttgggagtctccatcccccaccGGTGGGAGTGGCGGTTAACTATTGTACAAGCCATGTCAACAGAGTTTGTGTCTTTGGATGCGTATGAGCTGTGGCGAGACTGCTACTATGTTGTGCTGGCTTGGTCTTTaatttttcgttttgttttatcCAAATAGACTTGCCCACTGCTTTTGAGAGTGTTTACAACCAACAACGGCAGACACCACAGAGTAGACGAATTTGCCCGAGGAAATGTCCCCTCTAGTGAACTACAGATCTACACATGGTAtgtgtttgctgttgttgttgtgtgtgtgtgtgtgtgtgtgtgtgtttgaatatgaGGGAGATATTGTGGTATGAACGCATCAATGCCACTGACTtgggtaacttttttttttcctgtacTGAAGGATGGATGCCACCCTCAAAGAGCTGACAAGTTTGGTCAAAGAAGTCTACCCTGAAGCACGAAAAAAAGGGACACACTTCGGCTTTGCAATCGTTTATCCAGATCCTAAAAGGCCAGGCTACCGGTAAATCACGTCACACCAATGTCTTAAAATGTTTGATGAAACATCTCTAACTAGatatatatttgctatgtcaaatgTTATGTTAATGGAATGGTGTACATGAATAGCCTAGTagactagccccacccgccagcggccaaaattattttaatctcacatttagtctgtctTGGCAGGCTAGTACATGAATGGAAGTGGGGAAATCCAATGAGCCCTCACTAGGACTGTAGTACATGTATAACACCGTTTGGTTTCCTGCCATATGCATGGAATACATAATAGATCAAGTCAAGTTGATTTATTATTTCCAAGAGGGAAACAAAGATTGTTGTAGGTAGGAAAACCGCACACAACAGACACCAAATAATAAAATAACCTGAAGACAGGAACTTGGTGATTAAAAGATCAAAATGCAGTCCAATCAAAGATGAGCCATTTGAGAAGGAACGTCACCGGTGCTTGTCATCACCTGGACATGCTCCTGTGACTTTGCTCCTCACTTAAA
Proteins encoded in this region:
- the LOC134461007 gene encoding uncharacterized protein LOC134461007 — protein: MVHTCVVAGCRNRRTPGTALSFYRFPRDPERKQRWIAAVNREGWVPNDGSRLCSTHFISGKQVKNPRSPDYVPSVFSSTTPLSDSNMKEASTCEMSDKQEAQVEAANALLFLQGQGRFSGGEQAQHQERNSDGNDAEEAETTSSSMSSDDDDDDDEDDDEDEEDSDDETGQMTDCPKAKVDSLCPNRSAAPSSCLVDYEASLKALRRENRALRESMEKMSLTEASLRNDAEKVSFYTGLPNYFVFETVMWLLAPHMKGGEKTSTLTKFQQLLLTLMRLRLDLRNQDLAYRFGVKVATVTRTVHRVINIMSATLVPTAVFWPSRAELRKNLPAALRATHPDCAVIIDCFRVSLERPLEHHHHPHTTTTAATAAVSTATGDEMHYSARATMGGASELKYLIGVAPQGVVTFVSRGSPGGVSDKCLAEGCGFLCKLLPGDVVLAHHDLDIGESVAARGAQLKVTGSRSGQGHYSHTPTHTTHTHVEGYPECSRVPWAAATGVASNNNHHHHHLHSSNGLTPDRLVVHQHVEKVISMVKKRYAILTGPVESPFVTTVDRASRMTTFDKIVQVACALNNLCISAAPLE
- the sap18 gene encoding histone deacetylase complex subunit SAP18; amino-acid sequence: MAVESRVTQEEIKKEPEKPVDREKTCPLLLRVFTTNNGRHHRVDEFARGNVPSSELQIYTWMDATLKELTSLVKEVYPEARKKGTHFGFAIVYPDPKRPGYRVKDIGSTVSGRKGADDSMTLQSQRFQIGDYLDIAITPPNRTPAMPGARMRPY